The following coding sequences lie in one Chitinophagaceae bacterium genomic window:
- a CDS encoding T9SS type A sorting domain-containing protein has product MKKFFSLSACLLIFTAAFSQNPSLIADINPGSTKSSYPDQMVKISDGKYVFIADDEVHGKELWVTDGTPSGTMLVKDMNTGSKDGYILFAKDVIGGKALFSADYLDENNHAQTGLWATDGTTDGTVLLSIADPVFYNNPSNLRTYAEMNGVLYFPAELSSNTQQLWRSDGTAAGTWQVSSFTAGASELNWFAVNNGNIYFRAYENSHGRELWKSNGTTAGTMIVKDLNPGGDSSPEYITAYNGKIYFSAYQGTVTRLWVTDGTAAGTALVLDNESPGITLPSFLYVSGSDLFFDALSPGKGLELWKTDGTHLSLVKDIFPGAEPSMAEDFTGINGTLFFSAYDESGIALWKSDGSETGTVKISQTSGGVEYADFTNVDGDLYYDFYNGSTVELWRTDGSACHTQMLDFFEGGSDETKILLADNTTLFLSLTSSQYGQELWKYKTSTIPYLEICNGFDDDCNGIPDDNPVAIIDPSGTVSECKSVPVTLSTESGNTLSYQWMKNGSDINGATDAIYITSQAGNFQVSVNSLTGCHAASATTHINRIANPEAVITPLGNPDICLAGFVDLKLNDIDGASYEWYRNNALLSGATQSLYHATATGSYKANVTNAAGCSKISKKLKVSSSCKTSVDNAPADFLQVYPNPVSGMLQINQNFTPDGELRIYNMLGQLVMLKSFDSPTMLLDVSQFSRGIYVIQLKNVEGIKQAKFVKE; this is encoded by the coding sequence ATGAAAAAGTTTTTTTCTCTTTCAGCATGCTTACTGATCTTCACTGCTGCTTTCTCACAAAATCCATCATTGATTGCTGACATAAATCCGGGAAGCACAAAAAGCTCCTATCCCGACCAGATGGTAAAAATCAGCGATGGTAAATATGTATTCATAGCTGATGATGAAGTTCACGGTAAAGAGCTCTGGGTTACAGATGGTACTCCTTCCGGAACCATGCTGGTTAAGGACATGAACACAGGTTCAAAGGATGGTTATATTTTATTTGCAAAAGATGTCATCGGTGGAAAGGCTTTATTCAGCGCTGATTACCTGGATGAAAACAATCATGCACAAACCGGTTTGTGGGCTACTGATGGCACAACAGACGGCACTGTGTTGCTATCAATTGCAGATCCTGTATTTTATAATAATCCATCGAACTTGCGAACATATGCTGAAATGAATGGTGTACTTTATTTTCCGGCAGAATTATCATCCAACACGCAGCAGCTATGGAGAAGCGATGGTACAGCAGCAGGAACGTGGCAGGTATCATCATTTACAGCCGGAGCCAGTGAATTAAACTGGTTTGCCGTGAACAATGGAAATATTTATTTCCGGGCCTATGAAAATTCTCATGGACGGGAACTTTGGAAAAGCAATGGCACAACTGCAGGAACCATGATTGTGAAGGACCTCAATCCCGGTGGTGACTCTTCTCCTGAATACATAACCGCTTATAATGGAAAGATTTATTTCAGCGCGTACCAGGGAACAGTAACGCGGTTATGGGTAACCGATGGCACTGCTGCAGGAACAGCTTTAGTGCTCGATAATGAAAGTCCTGGCATTACACTTCCGTCATTTCTTTATGTTTCAGGAAGCGATCTTTTTTTCGATGCACTTTCTCCGGGAAAAGGACTTGAGCTCTGGAAAACGGACGGCACCCATTTATCGCTGGTGAAAGATATTTTTCCGGGAGCGGAACCTTCTATGGCTGAAGACTTTACAGGCATAAATGGAACCCTGTTTTTTTCTGCTTATGATGAAAGTGGAATTGCATTGTGGAAATCCGATGGATCTGAAACCGGTACAGTTAAAATCAGTCAGACGTCAGGAGGAGTGGAGTATGCTGATTTCACAAACGTTGATGGTGACCTGTATTATGATTTTTACAATGGTTCCACTGTTGAATTGTGGCGCACCGATGGTTCAGCCTGTCATACCCAAATGCTGGATTTTTTTGAAGGTGGAAGTGATGAAACGAAAATCTTATTAGCTGATAATACAACGTTGTTCCTCAGTCTTACTTCATCTCAATATGGCCAGGAGCTTTGGAAGTATAAAACCTCAACAATCCCTTATCTCGAAATTTGTAATGGCTTTGATGATGATTGTAATGGAATTCCAGATGATAATCCCGTTGCAATAATTGACCCTTCGGGAACAGTGAGTGAATGTAAATCAGTTCCGGTAACACTTTCTACTGAATCCGGTAACACACTTAGCTATCAGTGGATGAAAAACGGGAGTGATATTAATGGTGCAACAGATGCAATTTATATCACCAGCCAGGCCGGTAATTTTCAGGTAAGTGTGAATAGCTTAACAGGATGCCATGCAGCATCTGCAACCACGCACATAAACCGCATTGCGAATCCTGAAGCGGTAATAACGCCATTGGGCAATCCTGATATTTGCCTTGCGGGTTTTGTCGATCTTAAATTGAATGATATTGACGGTGCCTCATATGAATGGTATCGTAACAATGCGCTGCTTTCAGGAGCTACACAATCACTGTATCATGCAACGGCAACAGGATCCTATAAAGCGAATGTGACAAATGCAGCAGGCTGTTCAAAGATTTCAAAGAAGCTGAAGGTTTCATCTTCCTGTAAAACATCGGTTGATAATGCACCTGCAGATTTCTTACAGGTTTATCCGAATCCGGTAAGTGGCATGCTGCAGATAAATCAAAACTTTACGCCGGATGGTGAGCTTCGGATTTACAATATGTTGGGACAACTTGTAATGTTAAAATCTTTTGATTCACCAACCATGCTACTTGATGTTTCGCAATTTTCAAGAGGCATTTATGTAATTCAATTGAAAAATGTAGAAGGAATAAAGCAGGCAAAGTTTGTTAAGGAATAA
- a CDS encoding OmpA family protein yields MKNFFKHTCLLLLITATVLKAQPKPGNYTPSGGFLVGGTYSWIQLKDYPDYSGSKGRPSFTGGAFVNYPFTTRLFLQPQLMYSIMGGTITNDLNSDFDRRQLLYYASLPVLLKYDINEKFAVFAGPQLDYLLTARQKIGNEIEGDNSGDLNNIDYAATAGVEIFPRNEISLQARYMHGFNKLDKNLTGSQGNYNQGVQLTISVRIFGKGEKYIPPPPPPPADSDSDGVIDPSDKCPYVAGVVAYEGCPIPDSDSDGVLDPDDECPSVAGLEKYKGCPIPDSDGDSFNDEQDQCPTVPGVAAYNGCPIPDSDTDGILDPDDACPTIAGVVENGGCPAVEKFSASNIQFVSGSAQLTSKAIGSLVPLIDYLNKYPDLKMEINGHTDDAGKDEANQKLSEDRAAAVKNQLIKKGIDAARLTSQGFGETQPVADNTTPAGRAANRRVELKFRQ; encoded by the coding sequence ATGAAAAACTTCTTTAAGCACACCTGTCTTTTGCTATTGATAACAGCCACCGTTTTAAAGGCGCAACCAAAACCGGGAAACTATACTCCCTCCGGAGGATTTCTGGTCGGTGGCACTTATTCCTGGATTCAACTGAAAGATTATCCTGATTATTCGGGATCAAAAGGTCGCCCTTCGTTTACAGGTGGCGCATTTGTAAATTACCCGTTTACCACCAGACTTTTTCTGCAACCTCAATTGATGTATTCTATCATGGGAGGAACGATTACCAATGATCTCAACAGTGATTTTGACCGTCGTCAACTTTTATATTACGCTTCGCTACCAGTCTTATTAAAATATGATATCAATGAAAAATTTGCTGTCTTTGCGGGTCCGCAACTGGATTATTTATTAACTGCAAGACAAAAAATCGGAAATGAAATTGAAGGAGATAATAGTGGTGATCTCAACAACATTGATTATGCCGCAACTGCAGGTGTGGAAATTTTCCCACGAAATGAGATTTCCTTGCAAGCACGATACATGCATGGATTTAACAAACTGGATAAAAATCTTACAGGCTCACAAGGCAATTATAACCAGGGAGTGCAATTAACTATTTCAGTCAGAATTTTTGGCAAAGGTGAAAAGTATATCCCACCTCCTCCACCTCCTCCGGCCGATTCCGACAGCGATGGAGTGATTGATCCCTCCGATAAGTGTCCTTATGTTGCTGGTGTGGTTGCCTATGAAGGTTGTCCGATACCTGATTCTGATAGCGACGGCGTATTGGATCCGGATGATGAATGCCCTTCAGTGGCAGGACTTGAAAAATACAAGGGTTGTCCCATTCCGGATTCGGATGGAGATAGTTTCAACGATGAACAAGACCAGTGCCCAACTGTGCCTGGCGTAGCTGCTTATAACGGTTGCCCGATACCGGATTCCGATACTGATGGCATTCTTGATCCGGATGACGCATGTCCAACAATTGCAGGTGTGGTTGAAAACGGTGGTTGCCCTGCTGTAGAAAAATTCAGCGCGTCGAATATTCAGTTTGTAAGCGGAAGTGCTCAATTGACTTCTAAGGCCATTGGTTCATTGGTTCCGTTAATTGATTATTTGAACAAGTATCCTGATCTTAAAATGGAGATTAACGGACATACCGATGATGCCGGAAAAGATGAAGCAAATCAAAAGCTATCGGAAGATCGCGCTGCAGCAGTAAAAAATCAATTGATAAAGAAAGGAATTGATGCAGCCCGACTCACTTCGCAGGGTTTTGGTGAAACACAACCCGTTGCTGACAATACTACGCCTGCAGGAAGGGCAGCAAACAGAAGGGTGGAACTTAAATTCAGGCAATAA
- a CDS encoding enoyl-CoA hydratase/isomerase family protein: protein MYETILFEIKDGKAIITLNRPEVYNAFNDQLRKELLDALKEAEKNAAVRVVMITGAGKAFCSGQDLKEVMANPNRNISESLHKGYNPIIKQMRNMPKPIICRLNGVAAGAGCSLALACDLIIASEEASLSEIFINIGLVLDSGSAYFLPRLVGSALAFELATTGRKIPAKEAAAIGLINKAVPMDQLDAALEEVTNYFANAPTKAIGLMKKMLNKSMQNDLDGMLDYEAYCQDIAAATADSKEGITAFLQKRKPQFKGE, encoded by the coding sequence ATGTACGAAACTATTCTCTTTGAAATTAAGGATGGCAAAGCAATCATTACGCTCAATCGTCCCGAGGTCTACAACGCTTTCAATGATCAATTGAGAAAAGAGTTACTCGATGCATTGAAGGAGGCTGAAAAAAATGCAGCAGTGCGCGTTGTGATGATCACCGGTGCCGGCAAAGCTTTTTGTTCCGGCCAGGATTTAAAGGAAGTAATGGCAAATCCTAATCGCAATATTTCTGAATCACTGCACAAAGGTTATAATCCCATCATCAAACAAATGCGGAATATGCCGAAACCCATCATCTGCAGATTGAATGGTGTTGCAGCAGGAGCAGGATGTTCGCTGGCGCTGGCCTGCGATCTCATCATTGCTTCGGAAGAGGCTTCACTTTCAGAAATTTTTATCAATATCGGATTGGTGCTCGATTCCGGGTCGGCTTATTTTCTTCCCCGGCTTGTTGGTTCGGCATTGGCATTTGAACTTGCCACAACAGGAAGAAAAATTCCAGCTAAGGAAGCCGCTGCCATTGGGTTGATCAATAAAGCAGTTCCTATGGATCAACTGGATGCTGCACTGGAAGAAGTAACAAATTATTTTGCCAACGCACCTACCAAAGCAATCGGACTGATGAAAAAAATGCTGAACAAATCAATGCAAAATGATTTGGATGGAATGCTTGATTATGAAGCGTATTGCCAGGATATTGCCGCGGCTACTGCGGATAGTAAAGAAGGTATTACCGCTTTTCTGCAAAAGCGTAAACCACAATTTAAAGGAGAATGA
- a CDS encoding isopenicillin N synthase family oxygenase, whose protein sequence is MEHVPVVDLSDFLSGTPEKKRNFVKELGDAYHEVGFVTVKNHGISDKMIEELYREVKAFFSMPDEIKFKYEKPELAGQRGYTSFGREHAKGSKVADLKEFFQFGQMVTDEDPIRKEYPDNVWVSELPGFNEVNINAYRSFEIAGAHLMRAIAIYLELPEIYFDKKIHNGNSILRAIHYPPITGDPKSALRAEQHEDINLITLLVGASAEGLEIFTRQDEWMPVTAMPGQIVVNVGDMLQRLTNDRLKSTTHRVVNPPRELFGTSRYSIPFFLHPRSEMRLDCLGSCISLENSRKYDPISAGEYLDERLIEIGLKKSK, encoded by the coding sequence ATGGAGCACGTACCTGTTGTTGACTTGTCAGATTTTCTTTCCGGCACACCGGAAAAGAAAAGGAATTTCGTAAAGGAACTTGGCGATGCATATCACGAAGTTGGATTTGTTACTGTAAAAAATCATGGTATCAGCGATAAGATGATTGAAGAATTGTATCGCGAGGTGAAAGCATTTTTTTCAATGCCTGATGAAATTAAATTTAAGTATGAGAAGCCGGAGTTGGCAGGTCAGCGTGGTTATACATCTTTTGGAAGGGAACATGCGAAAGGAAGCAAGGTTGCTGACCTCAAAGAATTCTTTCAGTTTGGACAGATGGTGACGGATGAAGATCCGATCCGCAAGGAATATCCTGACAATGTTTGGGTTTCAGAATTGCCTGGTTTCAATGAAGTGAACATTAATGCTTACAGAAGTTTTGAAATAGCAGGTGCACATCTGATGCGCGCCATTGCCATCTACCTTGAATTGCCGGAAATTTATTTTGATAAAAAAATTCACAATGGCAACAGTATCCTGCGTGCAATTCATTATCCGCCAATAACCGGCGATCCGAAATCCGCTTTACGTGCTGAACAGCATGAAGACATCAACCTCATCACGTTGCTGGTAGGTGCTTCAGCAGAAGGACTTGAAATTTTTACACGCCAGGATGAATGGATGCCTGTAACAGCAATGCCCGGACAGATTGTAGTGAATGTTGGTGATATGCTGCAACGGCTAACCAACGACCGGTTGAAGTCAACCACGCATCGTGTTGTAAATCCACCCAGGGAATTATTTGGCACCTCCCGTTATTCCATTCCGTTTTTTCTGCACCCGCGTTCTGAAATGCGTTTGGACTGCCTCGGTTCCTGTATCTCGCTCGAAAATTCGCGCAAGTACGATCCTATTTCCGCCGGCGAATACCTTGATGAACGATTGATTGAAATTGGTTTGAAAAAAAGCAAATGA
- the chrA gene encoding chromate efflux transporter codes for MRPRALIYLKDIFLVAITSFGGPQGHLAVMNNILVDKRRYFTHDELLEVNALCQMLPGPASTQTIIVLTQKKWNVLMAILALLVWILPASLLMSLLVAVFSTFETRNMPTDFLMFIQPMAIGVIAHSGFKMGLNVIGNRTGFSIMLLAIAAALSITTPWTFPLVLLGAAIVTNITHKEKEGDVYPFLFQQQSPLTSDLEMVKWKHAYRGVAIFFAVFILAGTLALVTKGKPFVLFENFFRFGALTFGGGSVLVPMMFEQFVKHHHYISATDFLSGLAINQALPGPSFALAAFTGGMALKGMGATSQFAGCVIGIVAIFLPGTLIAFIVYPFWQYAKSFVFVRKSLIGINAASVGLVLAAAVILYSNLQFLWINMAVVVLTFLLLEFTKIKAPLLVLLALLAGIVYSKI; via the coding sequence ATGAGGCCCAGGGCCCTGATCTATCTTAAAGACATATTCCTGGTTGCGATCACTTCTTTTGGTGGTCCGCAAGGTCATTTGGCGGTGATGAATAATATTTTAGTGGATAAACGCCGCTATTTTACGCATGATGAATTGCTCGAAGTAAATGCGCTTTGCCAGATGTTGCCCGGCCCGGCTTCCACGCAAACAATAATTGTTCTTACACAGAAGAAATGGAATGTGCTGATGGCGATCCTGGCTTTATTGGTGTGGATTCTTCCGGCTTCCCTATTAATGTCGTTGCTCGTTGCGGTGTTTTCAACTTTTGAAACACGCAATATGCCAACTGATTTTCTGATGTTCATTCAACCGATGGCTATTGGCGTAATTGCTCATTCCGGATTTAAAATGGGCCTGAATGTAATTGGTAACAGAACAGGTTTTTCTATCATGCTCCTTGCTATTGCCGCGGCGCTTTCCATCACCACGCCATGGACCTTTCCACTTGTTTTACTTGGAGCAGCTATAGTAACCAACATCACGCATAAAGAGAAAGAAGGAGATGTTTATCCGTTTTTATTTCAACAGCAATCACCTCTGACAAGTGATTTAGAAATGGTAAAATGGAAGCATGCTTATCGTGGTGTAGCGATTTTTTTTGCTGTATTTATTTTGGCAGGTACACTTGCCCTTGTCACTAAAGGAAAGCCGTTTGTGCTGTTTGAAAATTTCTTCCGGTTTGGCGCACTCACATTTGGTGGTGGAAGTGTGCTGGTGCCCATGATGTTTGAGCAATTTGTAAAGCACCATCATTATATTTCTGCAACAGATTTTCTTTCAGGACTTGCAATCAACCAGGCGTTGCCCGGGCCTTCCTTCGCGTTAGCTGCATTTACAGGAGGTATGGCGTTGAAAGGCATGGGAGCCACCTCGCAATTTGCCGGTTGTGTAATTGGTATTGTTGCCATCTTTTTACCGGGTACATTGATTGCATTTATTGTTTATCCTTTCTGGCAATATGCAAAGAGCTTTGTGTTCGTAAGGAAATCGCTGATAGGTATAAATGCCGCATCGGTGGGCCTGGTCTTAGCCGCGGCCGTAATTCTATATTCCAATCTTCAGTTTCTATGGATTAACATGGCTGTGGTCGTGCTTACTTTTTTACTCCTTGAATTTACTAAAATCAAAGCACCTTTACTGGTGTTGCTTGCACTGCTGGCCGGCATTGTTTATTCCAAAATTTGA